Genomic segment of Edaphobacter bradus:
GCCGTGGTGAAGGCCACGGGTAAGAGGAACACGTCGACCTCATCGAAATAACTCTGCCACTGCGCGCGATATCCCAGCCGCCGGAAGTTTTGCTGTTGCCAGTCGGCAAAGCTCGCCAGGCCCGGCACTACTTTACCGCTCGCCGCTGCCTCTTTCCGCTCCGCCTCTTGCTGCTCTGCCGTCTCAGCGCTGAACATGAACGCATCCAGGTGGAACCTGTAATTCCGGTTCAGCTCTTCAATCTTGAATCCTGCGGGCCAGCCGCGTTTCAGCGTGGCACCCGCTTTCTCAAGTTTCTGGATCGTATTCTCCAGTACTGCTTTTGTTTCCGGAGTTACGGGACAATATGGATCGTCCAGCACGTAGCCGACCCTAAATTCCCGCAAACTTTCGTGTCGCGCTGCGGGCAGTTCCCATTTCCACGCTTTCGCGGAGTAGTCCGCCGGACCGCCCAGAAAGCGCAACGCCGCCAGTAAATCCTCCGCGCTGCGCGCCAGCGGCCCGCCCACGGCAAGCAGAGTCGAGAAACCTGGATTTTGGTGCTGCCCGCCAGGCAAATGGCCCTGCATGTCTACTAGGTCCAGCGTCGGCTTGTGCGCGTACAGACCGCAGAAATGCGCTGGCACGCGGATTGATCCCCCAATGTCGCTGCCCACACTCAGGTATCCGAGGCCTGCCGCCAGCGCCGAGGCCGTCCCGCCCGACGATCCTCCCGGCGATCGCTTCAAATCCCACGGGTTGTTCGTTGTGCCATAAATCTGGTTGTAGCTTTGCCAATCGCCCAGCGCGATCGGAACATTCGTCGCCCCAATCAGCACGGCCCCCGCGCCCCGGAACCGCGTCACCACCTCCGAGTCGCTCGGAGCCTTGGAGTCTTTCAGCGCCGGAATCCCCCAAGTGCAAGGACGCCCCGCCACCGCAAAGCTTTCCTTCACGTGAACCGGCACGCCGTGAAGGACGCCGAGCGATTTCCCGCCTGCCTGCGCTTCATCCGCTTGCTTCGCCCGCGCGAGCGCGTCTTCGCGAAGCTGATACGCAAATGCATTCAGTTGTGGATTGAATTTGTCGATCCGCGCGAAGGTTTGTTGCGTCAGCTCGAATGACGAAATGTGCTTTTTGCGAACCGCCTCTGCAGCTTCCAACGCCGACGCAAAT
This window contains:
- a CDS encoding amidase, producing MNRRDFVTTVSLGLATRLPVFAEYGVGDVEAGSPNANVTGPTSSRTTSPSGRLEFASALEAAEAVRKKHISSFELTQQTFARIDKFNPQLNAFAYQLREDALARAKQADEAQAGGKSLGVLHGVPVHVKESFAVAGRPCTWGIPALKDSKAPSDSEVVTRFRGAGAVLIGATNVPIALGDWQSYNQIYGTTNNPWDLKRSPGGSSGGTASALAAGLGYLSVGSDIGGSIRVPAHFCGLYAHKPTLDLVDMQGHLPGGQHQNPGFSTLLAVGGPLARSAEDLLAALRFLGGPADYSAKAWKWELPAARHESLREFRVGYVLDDPYCPVTPETKAVLENTIQKLEKAGATLKRGWPAGFKIEELNRNYRFHLDAFMFSAETAEQQEAERKEAAASGKVVPGLASFADWQQQNFRRLGYRAQWQSYFDEVDVFLLPVAFTTAFEHDHSEPQDKRKIATVDGPRDYADMLRWIAPATLTGCPATIAPVGHGEGGLPIGLQIMGPYWEDATPIVFAKLLAQVLGGFVAPSGYEG